In Streptomyces longhuiensis, the following proteins share a genomic window:
- a CDS encoding DEAD/DEAH box helicase, producing the protein MTEQTDHRGVTVSAAAVFLPAPLPRDSTVAFWHPDGTDLPGATPLTVVRPHGAGARTRTVPAVRLPVTDALPLLVRARHTPGAHPAAACWGAAALHALHLVGRGRLLPGLTASDHDAWRAGPLDADDIAQLRAIAAAMPYEAHAAPVEGSKPLRLPEPEALVRAFLDAVADSLPRSPAAPFAAGAPFASFAPQHLPRARAWAVEAAAGMDAGVRVSLRLDLSNFTLFDTDDAPDPADTSAGEDGPPSAGAEERRRAGAALVQVHSLADPTQVVDAARLWAGDGEAHFGSRARIDAVLALRRAARVWPPLGRVLERDVPDVLALSEGELLDLLGPAAARLADAGVEVHWPRDLARALTATAVVRAAAPGSATDGTPFFDGEELLKFNWQLALDGDPLTEREMDELAEAHRPVVRLRDQWVVVDPDLVRKARKRELGLLQPVDALAVALTGEAEIDGERVEAVPTGVLAHLRDRLVEGPSAATQPPGLHATLRDYQLRGLAWLDLMTSLGLGGCLADDMGLGKTVTLIALHLRRNREAPTLVVCPASLLGNWQREITRFAPGVPVRRFHGTDRTLDGLDGGFVLTTYGTLRTRAAELAGRTWGMVVADEAQHIKNPFSATAKALRTIPSPARVALTGTPVENNLSELWALLDWTTPGLLGPLKSFRARHARAVETGEDAEAVERLARLVRPFLLRRKKSDPGIVPELPPKTESDHPAPLTREQASLYEAVVREAMAEIEAAEGIARRGLIMKLLTSLKQICNHPAQFLKEADGSRARLTGRSGKLALLDELLDTIIAEDGSVLVFTQYVSMARLLATHLAARAIPSQLLHGGTPVAERERMVDRFQSGEVPVFLLSLKAAGTGLNLTRAGHVVHFDRWWNPAVEEQATDRAYRIGQTQPVQVHRLITEGTVEDRIAEMLAAKKALADAVLGSGEAALTELTDRELADLVSLRRTA; encoded by the coding sequence ATGACGGAGCAGACCGACCACAGGGGCGTCACCGTCTCCGCGGCCGCCGTGTTCCTCCCCGCGCCCCTGCCGCGCGACAGCACGGTCGCGTTCTGGCACCCGGACGGCACGGACCTGCCCGGCGCCACCCCGCTCACCGTCGTCCGGCCGCACGGCGCGGGCGCCCGCACCAGGACCGTGCCCGCCGTCCGGCTGCCCGTCACCGACGCCCTGCCCCTGCTCGTGCGGGCCCGGCACACGCCCGGCGCCCATCCCGCCGCGGCCTGCTGGGGCGCCGCCGCCCTGCACGCCCTGCACCTCGTGGGCCGCGGCCGCCTCCTGCCCGGCCTCACCGCCTCCGATCACGACGCGTGGCGCGCGGGTCCGCTCGACGCGGACGACATCGCACAGCTGCGCGCCATCGCCGCCGCCATGCCGTACGAGGCCCATGCCGCGCCCGTGGAGGGATCCAAGCCGCTGCGGCTGCCCGAGCCCGAAGCTCTCGTGCGCGCGTTCCTCGACGCGGTCGCCGACTCCCTGCCGCGCAGCCCCGCCGCCCCCTTCGCGGCCGGGGCGCCCTTCGCCTCCTTCGCGCCGCAGCACCTGCCCCGCGCGCGTGCGTGGGCGGTCGAGGCGGCTGCCGGCATGGACGCGGGCGTGCGGGTCTCCCTGCGCCTCGACCTGTCGAACTTCACGCTCTTCGACACGGACGACGCCCCCGACCCCGCCGACACCTCCGCCGGTGAGGACGGTCCGCCGAGCGCCGGTGCCGAGGAGCGGCGGCGGGCCGGGGCCGCGCTCGTCCAGGTGCACAGCCTCGCCGACCCCACCCAGGTCGTCGACGCGGCCCGCCTCTGGGCCGGCGACGGCGAGGCGCACTTCGGGTCGCGTGCCAGGATCGACGCCGTCCTCGCCCTGCGCCGGGCCGCCCGCGTCTGGCCCCCGCTCGGCCGCGTCCTGGAGCGCGACGTGCCCGACGTCCTCGCGCTCTCCGAGGGCGAGCTCCTCGACCTCCTCGGCCCGGCCGCGGCCCGCCTCGCCGACGCGGGCGTCGAGGTCCACTGGCCCAGGGACCTGGCCCGCGCCCTCACCGCCACCGCCGTCGTGCGCGCCGCCGCGCCCGGCTCCGCCACCGACGGCACCCCGTTCTTCGACGGGGAGGAACTCCTCAAGTTCAACTGGCAGTTGGCGCTCGACGGCGACCCGCTCACCGAGCGGGAGATGGACGAACTCGCCGAGGCCCACCGGCCCGTGGTCCGGCTGCGCGACCAGTGGGTCGTCGTCGACCCCGACCTCGTACGCAAGGCCCGCAAGCGCGAACTGGGGCTGCTCCAGCCCGTCGACGCCCTCGCCGTGGCCCTCACCGGCGAGGCCGAGATCGACGGCGAGCGCGTCGAGGCCGTCCCCACCGGAGTCCTCGCCCACCTGCGCGACCGCCTCGTCGAAGGCCCCTCCGCCGCCACCCAGCCCCCGGGCCTGCACGCCACGCTCCGCGACTACCAGCTGCGCGGCCTCGCCTGGCTCGACCTCATGACCTCGCTCGGCCTCGGCGGCTGCCTCGCCGACGACATGGGCCTCGGCAAGACGGTCACCCTCATCGCGCTCCACCTGCGCAGGAACAGGGAGGCGCCCACCCTCGTCGTCTGCCCGGCGTCCCTCCTCGGGAACTGGCAGCGGGAGATCACCCGCTTCGCCCCCGGCGTCCCCGTCCGCCGCTTCCACGGCACCGACCGCACCCTCGACGGCCTCGACGGCGGCTTCGTCCTCACCACGTACGGCACCCTGCGCACCCGCGCCGCCGAACTCGCCGGGCGCACCTGGGGCATGGTCGTCGCCGACGAGGCGCAGCACATCAAGAACCCCTTCTCCGCCACCGCCAAGGCGCTGCGCACGATCCCGTCCCCTGCCCGCGTCGCCCTCACCGGCACGCCCGTGGAGAACAATCTCTCCGAGCTGTGGGCCCTGCTCGACTGGACGACGCCCGGGCTGCTCGGCCCGCTCAAGTCCTTCCGCGCACGGCACGCGCGCGCCGTGGAGACCGGTGAGGACGCCGAGGCCGTCGAGCGCCTGGCCCGCCTCGTGCGGCCGTTCCTGCTCCGCCGCAAGAAGTCCGACCCCGGCATCGTCCCCGAGCTGCCGCCCAAGACCGAGTCGGACCACCCGGCCCCCCTCACCCGCGAACAGGCCTCGCTCTACGAGGCGGTCGTCCGCGAGGCGATGGCCGAGATCGAGGCCGCCGAAGGCATCGCACGCCGCGGCCTGATCATGAAACTCCTGACGTCGCTCAAGCAGATCTGCAACCACCCGGCGCAGTTCCTCAAGGAGGCGGACGGCTCGCGCGCCCGCCTCACCGGCCGCTCGGGCAAGCTCGCCCTGCTCGACGAACTCCTCGACACGATCATCGCGGAGGACGGCTCCGTCCTCGTCTTCACGCAGTACGTGTCGATGGCCCGACTCCTCGCGACCCACCTGGCGGCCCGCGCGATCCCCTCCCAACTCCTGCACGGTGGAACGCCCGTGGCCGAGCGCGAGCGCATGGTCGACCGCTTCCAGTCCGGCGAGGTCCCCGTCTTCCTGCTCTCCCTGAAGGCAGCCGGCACCGGCCTCAACCTCACCCGCGCGGGCCACGTCGTCCACTTCGACCGCTGGTGGAACCCGGCCGTCGAGGAGCAGGCCACCGACCGCGCCTACCGCATCGGCCAGACCCAGCCCGTCCAGGTCCACCGCCTCATCACCGAGGGCACCGTCGAGGACCGCATCGCCGAGATGCTCGCCGCCAAGAAGGCCCTCGCGGACGCCGTGCTCGGCTCCGGCGAAGCCGCCCTGACCGAGCTGACCGACCGGGAGCTCGCCGACCTCGTCTCCCTGAGGAGGACGGCATGA
- a CDS encoding SWIM zinc finger family protein, with the protein MTPHTPGRAGAHAQARARVDDRRRTFPPLPPRTRTADDFALTWWGNAWVDALVDTALDPARLTRGRAYADRGHVDAITATPGRVMAYVHGSRPRPYRTEIRLRTLHDDDWERVLDTAAARPDHMAALLDKDVPHALAAVADLLPAAGDLIPDCSCPDDGHPCKHAAALCYQTARLLDEDPFVLFLLRGRGEQELLADLTRRNAAHAAGERSATAPALPSVEAREALVPRTLPLLPPPFPAPAHPGRPPVYPHASGAPDPLALDLLATEAAARAHTFLTRGIDPIAGLTPWQDAVRLAAAHPGSGLAASTRALYKSLAQGTGRTATDLARAVAAWRQGGLAGLDVLEGEWDPPAGPFDRARPALIAADFPHFRPHRNRLSTDNLQLRLGREGLWYGYESDPGREDWWPRGTPDTDPVGALTALLGR; encoded by the coding sequence ATGACCCCCCACACGCCGGGCCGCGCCGGCGCGCACGCCCAGGCCCGCGCCCGCGTCGACGACCGCCGCCGCACCTTCCCGCCCCTGCCGCCCCGCACCCGCACGGCCGACGACTTCGCGCTGACGTGGTGGGGGAACGCGTGGGTGGACGCCCTCGTGGACACGGCGCTCGACCCGGCCCGCCTCACCCGCGGACGCGCCTACGCCGACCGAGGACACGTCGACGCCATCACCGCGACCCCCGGCCGCGTCATGGCCTACGTCCACGGCTCACGCCCCCGGCCGTACCGCACCGAGATCCGTCTGCGCACCCTCCACGACGACGACTGGGAGCGCGTCCTCGACACGGCGGCCGCCCGCCCCGACCACATGGCCGCGCTCCTCGACAAGGACGTGCCGCACGCGCTGGCCGCCGTCGCCGACCTCCTGCCCGCCGCCGGCGACCTGATCCCCGACTGCTCCTGCCCGGACGACGGTCACCCCTGCAAGCACGCGGCCGCGCTCTGCTACCAGACGGCACGACTGCTCGACGAGGACCCGTTCGTCCTGTTCCTGCTGCGCGGCCGCGGCGAACAGGAGCTCCTCGCCGACCTGACCCGGCGCAACGCGGCGCATGCCGCGGGCGAGCGCTCCGCCACGGCCCCCGCGCTGCCCTCGGTCGAGGCCCGCGAAGCCCTCGTCCCCCGCACCCTGCCGCTCCTGCCCCCGCCGTTCCCGGCCCCGGCGCACCCGGGCCGCCCGCCCGTCTACCCGCACGCGTCCGGCGCCCCCGACCCGCTCGCCCTCGACCTCCTCGCCACGGAGGCCGCGGCCCGCGCCCACACGTTCCTCACCCGGGGTATCGACCCCATCGCCGGACTCACCCCTTGGCAGGACGCGGTCCGGCTCGCCGCCGCCCACCCCGGCTCCGGCCTCGCGGCGTCCACGCGCGCGCTGTACAAGTCCCTCGCCCAGGGCACCGGACGCACGGCCACCGATCTGGCCCGCGCCGTCGCCGCCTGGCGCCAGGGCGGACTCGCGGGCCTGGACGTCCTCGAAGGGGAGTGGGACCCGCCGGCCGGTCCCTTCGACCGCGCCCGCCCGGCCCTCATCGCCGCGGACTTCCCCCACTTCCGCCCCCACCGCAACAGGCTCTCGACCGACAACCTCCAGCTACGCCTCGGCCGCGAAGGCCTCTGGTACGGCTACGAGTCGGACCCCGGCCGTGAGGACTGGTGGCCGAGAGGCACCCCCGACACGGACCCGGTCGGCGCCCTCACGGCACTGCTCGGCCGCTGA